In Mustela nigripes isolate SB6536 chromosome 2, MUSNIG.SB6536, whole genome shotgun sequence, a single window of DNA contains:
- the LOC132012465 gene encoding keratin-associated protein 10-7-like — MAASTLSVCSSDRSYGSRVCLPGSWDTCSDSWQVDDCPESCCEPPCCAPACCAPPCCAPTCCAPICCAPSCLTLICTPASCGSSPCQPACTSSCQPSCCSSSPCQEDCSQPVCCTPVCCKPVCCTPVCCKPVCCTPVCCTPVCCKPVCCTPVCSGPSSCCQPSPCSSSCCGPSSCVSLLCRPVCRPACSVPASSCCAPDSSCQPSCCRRASCVSLLCRPVGSRQACCVPASAQKSCC, encoded by the coding sequence atggCCGCATCCACCCTGTCCGTCTGCTCCAGCGACCGGAGCTACGGCAGCCGCGTCTGCCTGCCCGGCTCCTGGGACACCTGCTCCGACTCCTGGCAGGTGGACGACTGCCCAGAGAGCTGCTGCGAGCCCCCCTGCTGTGCCCCCGCCTGCTGTGCCCCCCCCTGCTGTGCCCCCACCTGCTGTGCCCCCATCTGCTGTGCCCCCTCCTGCCTGACCCTCATCTGCACCCCTGCGAGCTGCGGGTCCAGCCCCTGCCAACCAGCCTGCACCAGCTCctgccagccctcctgctgcagctcctccccctgccaggaAGACTGCAGCCAGCCTGTCTGCTGCACCCCTGTCTGTTGCAAGCCCGTCTGCTGCACCCCTGTCTGCTGCAAGCCAGTCTGCTGCACCCCTGTCTGTTGCACCCCTGTCTGCTGCAAGCCCGTCTGCTGCACCCCTGTCTGCTCCgggccctcctcctgctgccagcccagcccctgctcctcGTCCTGCTGCGGCCCGTCCTCGTGCGTGTCGCTGCTCTGCCGCCCCGTGTGCAGGCCCGCCTGCTCTGTGCCCGCCTCCTCCTGCTGTGCCCCTGACTCCTCCTGCCAGCCCAGCTGCTGCCGCCGAGCCTCCTGCGTGTCCCTGCTCTGCCGCCCTGTGGGCTCCCGCCAGGCCTGCTGCGTGCCCGCCTCGGCCCAGAAGTCCTGCTGCTGA